From the genome of Anopheles funestus chromosome 2RL, idAnoFuneDA-416_04, whole genome shotgun sequence:
AGGTAGTATCTCTCAGTAAATAGTATTAACATATATAAGTTATCGTACATTCTACACCCTAGCGCTGGCAGCTCATTCTCACAAACCTTGTCCAAAGCCCATTACTTTAACGATAAGCCAAGGTTGGTCCCTGTCTACTATTACTACTTCCATACGATCGTTACCGTTTTGTAGAGTTAAGTATTCCCCTTTGAGCTATTGCATATTGGCCATTTTACAAACCTTTATACCTTGATACGGGACCAGTAAAACTTTGCCAGAAACTGATCATGTGTGAAATGGTGGCGTGGCGGTCAAAATGTCGGAAACAAAATGCGTACAGTGTGgccaccaaaacaaaaaaagagaggaaaTGCGCTACTTACTTAGCGCGTAGCATTTGTGACTGCTGCATTTCGAATACTAACACTGCACTAGCTCAAACTAGCCGACCGTACTTGTCGGAGTGTaagtgttttatgtaccgacgACTAGTGCTTCCAGTGATGCGCTGATGTAACGGCAGATGGCGTTGGAACGGGTGCGGTCGCTCCACTATACTCGAGACTTTCGCTAGAATGCTCCGTATGgtgttgatgatggtgatggtgcagCTGTGGCTTCCGGACCGTGTCCTCGTGCGACCCAGACGATGATGGAGCGGAACCCGATTCTAGGGAGATATAGTTGGAACTACTACCACTGGACACGGGAGGCAAATATCCGTTGGCAGGTTTGTGGAGCGGCGGTAGGTACGCATTGGTGGAAGGTGGCGCTGGTGGAAGGTAACCATGTTTGGCAGGTGATTCGTAACTGTGCTTGTGCGGGAACGGTGTGCCTTTGCTTACTGGCGGAAGGTACTGAAGCGAAGGAGGCAGATACGATCCGGTGTGGGATGTCGATGGAGCGGAGATGGTTTCATGCGTGGAACCGATGTACGTCGAGGGTTTGAAGGGTTTCTGGTGACCGACCGTTGAGTGAACCGACGTATGCAGCGGCGACACCATGGTGGCAGTCGTGGGCTGATGTAGATTCAGCGTGGAGATGTACTTGTTGCCGGAGTAGAGATCGTTCGTCGGTACGTTCGAGGTGGAATAGTGGCGTAGTCCTTTGACTCCGCTAGCATACGACGGTTCGTAACCGAGCGTGTGTGCCACGTGTCCGTACGTGGAAGACGTTGACGTGGGACCTGCCGGTGCCGTCAAGGCAGCTGCATGCGGAAGACCCGATCCGTGAGCAAAGTTAGGCACCTCGTGAAACTTAAGCGCCATCGGTTTCAGATGGAAGGCACCACTATCGAACAGCACCGAAGGATTGCTACCAGTGTCGTGCGACTCCGCAAACGGTGTACCGTACGCGTAGCTGCTCGGGACGGCCTTAATCGTGAGCGGACCCACCGAATGGATCTGTTTCAGTAAGTCGGCCAAATCCTTGGAACCGAACGTACCATACTTAACCGGTCCAGGTTCAACGAATCCACCACCGAAGGACTGATGCGACGCATGATGTCCAAGCGAAGGTGAGTAGAAGGCATGCGATGAAGCCACACCCGGCGTATACTTGAACCCGGTGACGGCCGGTGCTGGGCTAAGGTAGAGTTTATGCGTCCCGAACGATGCCGGTCCGTGCATGGACGGGAATAACGAATGCTGCGGGATGCTGTAACTGTACGACCCATGGCTAGTGGCCGGAGCGTAGAACTCCGTCAGTGGTTGCGCATGTCCAAGCGAGTAACGATGATGCGTATGGTGCGGTAATCCGTAGCTGGTCACCTCTCGCTTACCGTGCGGGGCCTTCTTCGCTCCGGTGACGGCTGGTGCCTTAGAAGGTGTGGAAGGTTGCTGGTTCTTCTGCGTGCTGGCAATGGCCACACTGTCGACCGGTTTGCTGGTATCTTTGCTGGCAAGGACGGCTACCGTGAGCAGCAAGACCAAGGCTACCAGTTTAACAGCCTGTAGGGATCGAAGAAAGACGGTAAAGGGAATGTGGTGAAACACGTCTGAAAACTGGTGCAAGATCGGCAGAAGCGTATTGTTATGATAATCAAGCAACGGCGGAGAATCGAGTGAAATGTGATGAGTTAATGGGTGTCCAGATTAAATCGAATGTCAAACGTATGCTGAAGAAACTGAAGGGCACTTGGACAAAGTGTCTTAATTAACTTAGAAAATATCTAAGTCCAAGGAAAATTGGTACTGTAATATGTTATTGATACAGTCTTTTgaatacatttaaatttaattgaatcagTTTAGAGATTGCAATAATTTTTAGGAGCATTTAAATAGGAAGGTTAATATGTTAACTTCAATTATAGACATTGAAACTTTCACACATAAAGGATAACttgaaacacattttattaTGTTAAATGGACACATTCGATTTCATCCCACTTGCTCATCACTTATCACAGCACCAGTGTCTTTATGTGACAGTTTTCACCTCAGCGAATGATTTCACTCGTTTTAATGCGATCGCTATTGCGCTGATCtgcacgatcacgatcacaTGTCTTTTGTACAACTTTCAATCGATAATGTATGCAACTGTTAATTGCTCCTTTTGCTGGAGGTTTCTATTGCAGCTTCACTAACCATTATCAGCTACACTGGGCGTATATTTACGCTTCGTTGTTTGGcgcaagcaaaaacaaaaaatccgtCTGTCCGAAATGTGCACTTTCCAGCGTAAAACTATCACACGTTTATGACACCTTCCCGGCAAAAAATTAATCACTCCGATATATTGGtccgattttttgtttatttttttttctctctgtctctatGGAACTACTGGTGAAACGATCTATCTTCAGCCACCGACCGCAAAGGAATGCTTCAAAGACTGCCGAAATTCACCTGCTTATATACCACCTCCAACCCATTGGCCCATTGTCGGGCCGTGTTGTGTTGTCTTTTCTTTGCTTCGGCTGACGGGCTGCATCACCCTCGAGGTTGCCACCGTCGTCGCGGTTAGCGATTCTGCGAAACGAGATCGGACCGATGATCTTCAAAAAGCGTCCACCAACAATTGTAACCGGCCCGGTAGTAGTTTTACTGGCAGGTCATGAGGTAAGTATTCCCTCCCACCCATTGTCCACGCAAGGGGACAAAAAAGAGAGTTTGAAAGGGTTTGAAGGGGTTGAATGATTTGTACTTGCGCCGCGATCGGTGTTGGATCGACCCTCCAACAAACACCCGTATCGTAGCCCTTTTGTCTCCGGTTTGTGTTCCTCGCCTCACCATAACCACATAACCACAAACTGAATGTGTAGCACGTGATCGAGATGAGGTTCAGCGATTTTAAGGGTGGGCCACGCGTCAAAGGGACTTATTCTGGTATGCACCTTCCGGGGAAATTAACTTATTGAGAGGAGGGTAACGACGAAACACCAGAGAAGGGAAAAGAATCTTTTGCAATTGCAATTCCGGACGTGCTGCAGGAGGACATTTCATGGAGAAAGTGCTCACTTTCGGTCTTATTTAATTCGTTTCCATCGCTACAAAAAAGAGTTACCAGCAACGAATAAATAGATAAGATTTTAAATTGGCCGTGCTTTTATTGGAAACATTAGACGATTCGACTTCTAGCACAATATTACATGATcggtttccttttgctttctgCGCATATCGCCAAACAGGCGATATGGTTCGTCGCTTTTGACGAACATTCCCACAATTAGTTCTAATTAAACATCCTCCTCGTCAGGAGGGGGACATGATAGTTGCGTCTGTCATTCCAATACTCCACCTTGCAGCTGTATGCTTACTGCGGGAAGATCTTCATCAGTATCCGTACGATCGGGAAATGTTTAcgattggagaaaaaaaagaagaaaaaacgtttgcaaaaaagtgaaaccTTTAGCCCATTTAACAGTGGAGGTGGAGGGGCGTATTGGGCGTATAGGGCTGAAACCTtttcgatcttttttttattttgttgttttttgtactTCTACTCACATCAATTGCTGCGTTATGTCCAAGCGAGCTCGTCTGCTAGCGCCAAGGGGGAAAACGCAACGCATCCACGGACGGGTGACTTCAATCGTACGAACCGAAAAgaccgaaataaaaaaggaaaaatcttaTTGCTCCACAATCAATCGTCTGATTTATGTGTCGCTTTACGAACGCTACGCACTCGCGtcggtaaaaaaagaaatgggaaggaagagaaaaacagcCAATACAAAATATACAACACAATATTAAACCTCGGAGGAAGAAAGTAAAGAGTGTAACGAGCCCACCAGAAGGTGAGTCATAAACCATAGCCACCGGCAAACATGAGGAACGTAAAATATGAACTACCAAAAACGGTCAGCAGACACTATGGTGAATCGAAACCGGTCACATACAAATCTGCGCACGTTTTTCAGACGTAAAGAGATGTTTTGAATTACGAAttctttgcttgttttgcgttttgagcCGTCGTGAAGGTTTTAATGGTTCAGGTTGGATAAgcaagagctttttttttggggggaaaaacgcacacaaagaggatgtttgtttttgtttttcggtggTAAAATATAAGGCGCATTAATAATATCCACCAATGGGAAATATATTGTTTACGtgaatttgaagcattttttttaatgttatgcATTATTTCTTTCTAAAAATAATATCTCTAAATCTTTGAAGTTTAAGAACTCAAATCCTAATCGGAACCGTGGAATCCTTGATCTTTAACTGTCtgaaaaaagtttctaaaaaaaactaattggAATCAATGAGCATAAGGCAGCTTATATAAACATCTTCTGGAAATTGCATCTTGTTGTGTAGTCTGttaaataatgcaaaaacCCTAGCTATTGATTTCAACGCACCGGTCCAATCACGTTGTTAAATGGTGTTTCTGTTAATTGTTGCgcagttaaagaaaaaaaaccctcataTCAACCATTCGCCAACCAATCCATCAAGATCGCCTTGTCAATCTAGATGTAAGTTTTGCAATAGCATTCGCTCAATTTTCTACCAACGGAAGCAGCCCAAAACCACCCTCATTGTTAAGCCGTATAAGAGCTAACGAGCTGTTTACCATCGATCGAGACAcccaaaataaagaaaaacctcaaaaTAATCCTCACCATCTCTCCATTGCCTGCAACGAAAACGAGAGGCTACCGACAAACGACGGATACCGATTGGTCATTGGACCATTCACAgacgatcatcatcaacatcagcaGAAAAGGTGGACAAAACGGTGTACAAATGGTGCAGATCTGTGACGCTTCGAAATCACCTCGTACGCCGCGTTCGTCATTAGAGGAAAAATCGTACCCAGTTCCGGTAGTATGGCAagtggaaagaaatgaaacaaacaaacaaaacaagcaacaacacaTACAGTGGTGAGATGATCATGCGAATAGTTGCGATCGATGATTCCGTGAGATGAAGGCAGGCagaaacaaaagggaaattcTTCACTCGCGATCACCTTCACCAGCGAGTGCGAGCGAAATTTGCGGCCAATTCGCAACCGAACACCACTAACCGTCCTAGCCGTTCCGAAATGACCCCCTTCACCAATTACGATTGATcgcaaatcaatcaaacatcaACATCACCCACAGTttggactgtttttttttgagctggTGAAGCTAGTTTGGCGGCGCTAGAGCTGAGGAGGAAAAGAATTACCACTTGTggtggtcgtttttttttagaatgttAAACAGCACGAACGATGCTTTCGCTCTGCCCATGATGGCGATCAAGAGCCTTCGAACATTAACTCTTCTAACAGTTGCCAACAATTCTCTCACCCACTTAACCCACTTCCTTTCCGTGCCGCACCAAACAATGTTGCAGTTCTTCCTCAAACATAATAGGAAAGCAATTTAATAAACGAAGTTCACCCTGCTGTATCTTTGCAGCAAGCATCTGTTCTCGGTCTCCTTCTGCCCGAAGATATCGTGCGATCAAGGAAGCCAAGGGATTCGTCCTCCAGGTACTTTCGCTTTCGCAGCTCGATCGTTCGCCTTTCTAGGGCTTATATGATTTAATAAAGATTAATGAAAGCTTCCACCGGTCACCAATTCCTCGGTCACCATTCCACGGACCACATTAAAGGAGGCTAGATCATCTCGGGTGCAAAAGGAAAGCATCGTCCCATTTCCGTAAGGCGATGACTGCAGCACGAACCGTTGCAATCAGTCAATTGGAGCTGTTGCGTAATAAACCGTTGCAAAAGTGGTCGATCGCAACGGCTGGAGTTGGATAGCTCTGTTTCACTATTATCCATCATTATggagggattttttgtttcttgctaGTTTCAGCAGAGCGGAGATGAATGACGGACGACTAATGCTGGAATGTGCAGGATTGggaatgtgtttgtttctagACATTGTTGGGTCTTTTACATGAGTGCAGGTGAGTAATGGGTAGTGATAATGCATTTAAACTGGGGTACATTCATAAGCAAACCAACGTCAGCATTATTACTCCTTGCCATTTTATGCTAAAACATAAATGGAATTATTCAACCTCATTTTACTtactcaacaaaaaacagtGCTCATCTTCAACACAACCAATGCATTACACGTAACattcaaaaaatatacatcTACATGTCCTACGACCCACAGAATTACAATTCACTGTATACCCTCCGTAtttgattccttttttcccccttttgttaattttatccATCTCGATGGATGTTCGACGTGACGAGGATCACTCTTTGCATGTAGTGCCCATTCAAAAACTTCCCAAACAAGCATAAATTAACTCACTCACCCACGGTGGGCCTGGTGGCACTGGGGCGTTTGTGAAGGAATTGGGATGATTTATCATTACCGTCTAATCTGGGTAAGCTTAATAGAAACTGTTACGACATTTTGGGTACGTTTAAAACAATAGATCAGTGTAGTACAGACAAAGGAGAAGGTCAGTCTTCACATTTATTACTTTttgagattttgttttgatttttttttataaaacatacaaatttGAGCTTAATGGTGAATACTATTTTGTAGTAATTATAAAATAGTACATTAAAATAGGACATAATGTTAGAAAAAGGATAATTATATTGTTCTTGATTTCTATACCCGTTACATCTGCCCAAGTACTTAATCCCTTCAATAAATGTCATTACAACGGTCATTAGAGACGCCTCTATCTCATGGATTAATATTAGACAAACCGAAATTCCACACCGaaacaaacgacaaaaaacacaacgcaCTGATATACTAGATgagaaaacggaaatgaacagcctaatttgcaaacaacacCATAAGCCAACCATCGCCCACTATTTTCAATGACGCAATACGGCATACACCGACACTAGGCCGCTTTCAAGGTTACTGGGGCGACGGTTGACATTTTCCCAGCTAGAAAATATGGTTTTCTTGGGGCAATGGATATAAAACAACCAACCGAAGTTACACCCAAGCCCGATGTGaggtaaaaacgaaaaaactaCAAATTGTTTGATTACATCAAGGTAAAGATGAGAATGGACACTCCTTCGTTAACAACGGATCGCTCCCAATCGCTATCCGTTCTGAAGGTTTTGAGAGTTAGAATAATTTTCCACTCTATTCTTCCGAAACCGATAAAAACCGGGTTTGTGGCTTGTTTCACAGCATTGGTAAAATGCTTCCACCAAACAAACCACGTGCCACGCGTTTGCACTTCAATGGAGACGCCGGTAAATGCTATCGATGTGCGACAGAGAAAGTATTGGATTTTCGGCGAAGCGTTGGAGAAAAGTTGcctccagaaaaaaaacgaagtgtTGATTGTACGTCATAAAGCGATCCGCGATCAATCGGAACGGTTGATAATGAACGTTAGTAAAACCATTGATTTCTGTTAGTTTATTAAGTCCACCCCTTTGTTTTACGTAGAGTCTTCACTCGACGCGCTCGGTGACATAATGTGAAAGGGGCACTTGGACACTTTCATCTTGCTCTTGCGCCTCCACATGAATAGCAAACGTGCGATCCAATGTAGCACCACCATTCGCAGtgcctttattttgtttaaaatcgcATTAGTTGCGCGTAACTTACACACGGTCCGTCCACGTGTGTTGAGTGATTTTGCTCTCATTCCTTTCCACCAGCTAATACGAGCTGTGAACATTTGTGCAACATTATTTAATCCCGCCTTTTTTGCACCCAAAATCATCACTTGGCCTGATTTATACGCTACAGAAAGATTGCCTCAAAGGCAATTTAACAGTTGTATACTAAACATAGCAATTCAATTGATTCGATTTCCTTGATTTTgagatcgattttttttaatactacaACATTTTCCGAGAAGATGTTATGATGAACAGTAATTGTAActttaatttttcgaaaatgtacTGGGGATCTACATTCACTGCTGGGacatgttcttgttttttaggTTATTTATAGGGTACCTTCATGAAGTGTTCATTTCATTTaccattttataaattaaacaaaatttgtgaagttaaaataagtttaaatatttaccattcAAATTGTGCAATTTGCTCTTCgatattttgaaattgattagTTTCACAAAATGCCGCGAGTGGCGCTTAAGCGTTTGGTGCAAGCGTTTCTTTGGCAAGCGTTCGTATTGTTGCTTGGGCCAcccttatttatttacattccatTCCTGACAGTTCTCGAAGCTCCAATTTTTTTAACCGGTTTGCATGTTTATTATCTAATCGTCAGTATCATGTTGTGAAATAAGACTACCAGAAGCTGTTGTACACAATCTTTACCACAGCGTAATTGTTTAAGTTTAAAAGTCGTATTATTTACGCTAGATAAAAAGTGTTTCTTTCAAAGCTAGCTTCTTCGCTTCTACAATGTCCCGCGCACAAGACGCCGTTGGTATTCTGCGGGGCCTTAAAATTGTGGCCGATGCTGTAGGCAAATCGCAATCCGAATACGCAAAGCACCTTTGGGCTAATTCGAGCGTACGTGAAGCACTCGAACAACAGCTAACTACCGGCGAACAATCAGTAAAGCAAGTTCTCAATAACCCGACGAAAGAGTTGGAAAAGGCCGGTGGAATGCTACGTGAAACTATCGAACGGACAGCAGTCGTTGCGGAAGGTTTGCGGCAACTAACCGTAGCTGCGATGCCAAAAGTTGGCCCTCTGTCTCCCGATGCCTTTTTGAGTCAGCGCATTCACGCATCTGGAACAGTGTCGGCAACAGCTACGGAACAACCGGGCGATATAGCCAGTTTGGACATTTCCAAGATAACGCTTAAAGAACTGGAATCAATTTTATCGGAACATAGCAAAAAtcgtgaaataaaattaagcttAGACAACAGTAAGCCATCCAGCGCTAAAACCGAACCAGAACCAGTCATTGGGACAGAAAGCCCTGCTCCTCCACAGCAAACAACGGCATCACGCACCAATCTACCTCCAGAGCCGGCTCGTGCAACGAAAGCTTTTACACACGATAAGCAACAGATAGAAAAGATGATgcattttgtttcctcttATGATAAGAATTCTTCTGTACCAGCACAGCCAGTTATGCCCCCGACTAACGCCGCAGTACAACCAATTGAATTACCTCAGCTAAGCACCGTGGCCAAGCAGCGAAAAGTGCCATCTTCTCGCGTAGCACGACTCGCATCATTTGGTGGATTATTCGCCGGTCTTGGGTTGGGTACGGTAAATGAACTCGCTAAAGGTGCTCTGGGCATTGGAGGAACGCTAGACGTGAAGCAAGCCCTGTTCAGTCCTACCAATGCCGAACGAATCGTCGACACACTCTGCAAGGTCCGTGGCGCTGCCCTGAAGCTGGGGCAAATCCTCAGCATTCAAGATTCGAACATCGTTTCACCGCAGCTGGTGAAAGCGTTCGAGCGTGTCCGGCAAGCGGCCGATTACATGCCAGACTGGCAGGTGGAGAAGCAACTCGTTAGTGAGCTTGGACCGGACTGGCGTTCGAAGTTGCAAAGCTTCGACCAAAAACCGTTTGCCGCTGCCTCAATCGGGCAGGTACATCGTGGCGTTCTGAAGGACGATGGGATGGAAGTAGCGATTAAGATTCAGTATCCCGGCGTAGCCAAAAGTATCGAAAGTGATATCGACAATTTGGTGTCGATGCTGAAGGTATGGGACGTGTTTCCGGCCGGTGTTTTCATCGACAATGTTGTAGCGGTGGCCAAGCGTGAGCTGGCCTGGGAGGTAGATTACACACGCGAGGCCGAGTACACGACACGGTTTGGCGAAATGATACGACACATGCCCGAATATCGTGTACCACGCGTGGTGAAGGAACTAACCTCCAAGAATGTGCTCACAACCGAGCTGGTCCCGGGTGTACCGATGGATCGATGCTTTGACATGAGGTAAGGCTAAACTAATGATTGAAGTTGACAAACTTGCACCAACCAAGACtaatgtttgatgttttagTCAAGAACATCGGAATCACATCGCATATTGCGTGATGAAGCTCTGCCTGAACGAGCTGTTCACCTTCCGATGCATGCAGACCGATCCGAATTGGTCCAACTTCCTTTACGACGCATCAACGAAACAGGTTATGCTGATTGACTTTGGTGCGACACGCTTCTACCAGAAAGCATTCATGGACGATTACTTAAAAGTAAGAACAACATACAAGCGTATTAGTCATTGTGCGTTTTGATACCACTCCCCCTTCCCTTATCTCGATGTAGGTTATTATTGCCGCCACAAAAAACGACCGCCAACAGATACTGGAGCTATCGCGCAAGATGGGCTTCCTTACTGGCTATGAAACGCCAGCAATGGAAAATGCACACATCGACGCAGTGCTCATACTGGGCGAAGTGTTTAGCGTACCGGGTGAGTTTGAATTTGGGCGGCAGAGCACCACAAAGAAGATAGCGGCACTAGTACCGGTAATGATCGCCCATCGGCTTTGCCCACCACCGGAAGAAATCTATTCACTGCACAGGAAGCTTTCCGGGGTGTTTCTCTTGTGCGCTCGGTTAAATGCGAAGATCGATTGTAAGCCTATATTTAACGAGGTGATGAACAATTATAAGTTTGAGTAAAGGCAAGGAATGcagagaacaaaataaaacaatatgatAGAGTGATTTGTGTTTATAagaatcgtttttattttaatacagGAACGCTTGAATGACATCAAACTCATGCAGTTTCCATTCCGAAAGTAGCTGGCGCTCCTAAACTAA
Proteins encoded in this window:
- the LOC125764149 gene encoding mucin-6-like gives rise to the protein MAVKLVALVLLLTVAVLASKDTSKPVDSVAIASTQKNQQPSTPSKAPAVTGAKKAPHGKREVTSYGLPHHTHHRYSLGHAQPLTEFYAPATSHGSYSYSIPQHSLFPSMHGPASFGTHKLYLSPAPAVTGFKYTPGVASSHAFYSPSLGHHASHQSFGGGFVEPGPVKYGTFGSKDLADLLKQIHSVGPLTIKAVPSSYAYGTPFAESHDTGSNPSVLFDSGAFHLKPMALKFHEVPNFAHGSGLPHAAALTAPAGPTSTSSTYGHVAHTLGYEPSYASGVKGLRHYSTSNVPTNDLYSGNKYISTLNLHQPTTATMVSPLHTSVHSTVGHQKPFKPSTYIGSTHETISAPSTSHTGSYLPPSLQYLPPVSKGTPFPHKHSYESPAKHGYLPPAPPSTNAYLPPLHKPANGYLPPVSSGSSSNYISLESGSAPSSSGSHEDTVRKPQLHHHHHQHHTEHSSESLEYSGATAPVPTPSAVTSAHHWKH
- the LOC125764147 gene encoding atypical kinase COQ8B, mitochondrial; amino-acid sequence: MSRAQDAVGILRGLKIVADAVGKSQSEYAKHLWANSSVREALEQQLTTGEQSVKQVLNNPTKELEKAGGMLRETIERTAVVAEGLRQLTVAAMPKVGPLSPDAFLSQRIHASGTVSATATEQPGDIASLDISKITLKELESILSEHSKNREIKLSLDNSKPSSAKTEPEPVIGTESPAPPQQTTASRTNLPPEPARATKAFTHDKQQIEKMMHFVSSYDKNSSVPAQPVMPPTNAAVQPIELPQLSTVAKQRKVPSSRVARLASFGGLFAGLGLGTVNELAKGALGIGGTLDVKQALFSPTNAERIVDTLCKVRGAALKLGQILSIQDSNIVSPQLVKAFERVRQAADYMPDWQVEKQLVSELGPDWRSKLQSFDQKPFAAASIGQVHRGVLKDDGMEVAIKIQYPGVAKSIESDIDNLVSMLKVWDVFPAGVFIDNVVAVAKRELAWEVDYTREAEYTTRFGEMIRHMPEYRVPRVVKELTSKNVLTTELVPGVPMDRCFDMSQEHRNHIAYCVMKLCLNELFTFRCMQTDPNWSNFLYDASTKQVMLIDFGATRFYQKAFMDDYLKVIIAATKNDRQQILELSRKMGFLTGYETPAMENAHIDAVLILGEVFSVPGEFEFGRQSTTKKIAALVPVMIAHRLCPPPEEIYSLHRKLSGVFLLCARLNAKIDCKPIFNEVMNNYKFE